One Roseimaritima multifibrata DNA window includes the following coding sequences:
- a CDS encoding ATP-binding protein has protein sequence MNRQITARLRLAIGAAGIVASCLLTCAFLGLLPDERPAVAQGRAHLCESIAVYSSALLAQGEVRTMDNTLQAIAAHNPQVISVGIRRENGRLLNNTGDHQQHWHLEPGQTSTVDQVRAPLLAHGQPWGSVEVVFTPLTHPGILGVIRQRAIAFPLMVGAATCILFWFYFGRMLKQLDPNAAVPGRVREALDVLAESLLLVDHKGTIRFANRVFSDLLQMPAERLVGRPIRSLPWLETDTKGEHPEGTVRDLLPWEESQQEGQALVGQMLELVDSHGTKRTLNVSCSPVLAAGGVVRGVMICCDDVTHLEEIKIQLRNARDQADAASAAKSAFVANMSHEIRTPLNAVLGFADVLRRGMATSREEEVEYLDMIHRSGHHLLELINDILDLSKIESGRLQVESIECSVARIAHDVRSVLSQRASEKSLSLNVEFKSELPEFIQSDPTKLRQILTNLTGNALKFTERGGVTIEIRMVRGRQPHIEASIQDTGIGMTPEQQKKIFDAFQQADGSTTRRFGGTGLGLAISRQFAEAMGGTLTVSSVPDKGSTFLVRLPTGSLRGTRLMSIEEIEADLEELTDTNDAAQTLRLPAKRILIVDDGEANRRLLELVLRRAGAVTHLGCDGRDALKAVSEQDFDLVLMDMQMPVMTGYEAAQRIRSTGCNVPIIALTGNAMKGDRQRCIEAGCNEFLTKPVNVDLLVQTVAQFVGCEPRPIEKVEPEPAIDETMLQLPAIPPLEFPTVEEELQADVEELQQEIDAQKVDSKAPVRSALPMDDEEFREIVQEFVPRMEQRFEEIKQLLASEDYENLSELAHWLKGSAGTTGFLPLVEPSERLQVAARAGNATTCQATVAELEELIGRVEVPT, from the coding sequence ATGAATCGTCAGATCACAGCACGCCTGCGACTGGCGATCGGTGCAGCTGGAATTGTTGCCAGCTGTTTGCTGACCTGTGCATTTCTAGGTTTGCTACCGGACGAACGTCCCGCGGTCGCTCAAGGCCGCGCCCACCTGTGCGAATCGATCGCCGTTTACAGTTCGGCGTTGTTGGCTCAGGGGGAAGTCCGAACGATGGACAACACCCTCCAGGCGATCGCCGCCCACAATCCGCAAGTCATCTCGGTCGGCATTCGACGTGAAAATGGCCGCCTTCTGAATAACACCGGGGATCATCAACAACACTGGCACCTTGAACCGGGGCAAACCTCGACAGTCGATCAAGTCCGCGCCCCCTTGCTGGCCCATGGTCAACCTTGGGGTTCTGTCGAAGTCGTCTTTACGCCGCTCACCCACCCTGGCATTCTTGGTGTGATCCGCCAACGTGCGATCGCATTCCCATTGATGGTCGGCGCCGCAACCTGCATCCTCTTTTGGTTCTACTTCGGCCGGATGCTGAAACAGTTGGACCCCAATGCGGCAGTTCCGGGACGGGTTCGAGAAGCTTTGGATGTGCTTGCAGAAAGCCTGCTGTTGGTCGATCACAAGGGCACGATTCGGTTTGCGAACCGCGTTTTCTCCGACCTTCTGCAAATGCCAGCGGAAAGACTGGTCGGCCGTCCAATTCGCAGCTTGCCGTGGTTAGAAACCGACACCAAAGGGGAACATCCTGAAGGTACCGTAAGAGACCTGTTACCTTGGGAAGAATCGCAGCAAGAAGGTCAGGCACTCGTCGGTCAAATGTTGGAACTGGTTGATTCGCATGGGACCAAACGAACCCTCAACGTTAGTTGCTCGCCCGTGTTGGCCGCAGGCGGGGTCGTCCGCGGGGTAATGATCTGTTGCGATGACGTGACCCATCTGGAAGAAATCAAGATTCAACTTCGCAATGCACGTGATCAGGCCGACGCCGCCAGTGCCGCCAAAAGTGCTTTTGTCGCCAACATGAGCCACGAAATTCGAACTCCGCTAAATGCGGTCCTTGGGTTTGCGGACGTTCTTCGCCGCGGGATGGCCACCAGTCGAGAGGAAGAAGTCGAATACCTCGACATGATCCACCGCAGTGGGCACCACCTTCTGGAACTGATTAACGACATCCTGGACCTTTCCAAAATTGAATCGGGGCGCCTGCAAGTCGAATCGATTGAATGTTCCGTCGCCCGCATCGCCCACGATGTCCGCTCGGTGTTGTCTCAACGCGCCTCCGAGAAAAGCCTATCGCTAAACGTTGAATTCAAATCGGAGCTGCCTGAATTCATTCAGTCCGACCCGACCAAGCTTCGCCAGATCCTGACCAATCTGACCGGCAATGCCCTCAAGTTTACCGAGCGCGGCGGCGTCACTATCGAAATCCGAATGGTCCGAGGCCGACAGCCACACATCGAAGCATCGATTCAAGACACCGGCATCGGGATGACACCGGAGCAGCAGAAAAAGATCTTCGATGCATTCCAGCAAGCAGACGGCTCGACAACGCGTCGCTTTGGAGGGACCGGGCTAGGGCTAGCGATCAGCCGCCAGTTCGCCGAGGCGATGGGGGGAACACTGACGGTATCCAGCGTTCCCGATAAAGGAAGCACGTTCCTGGTCCGCCTACCCACCGGATCACTGCGTGGGACACGATTGATGTCGATTGAGGAAATCGAAGCGGACCTAGAAGAGTTGACCGATACGAACGATGCCGCTCAGACGTTGCGTCTGCCAGCCAAACGGATTTTGATCGTCGACGATGGCGAGGCCAACCGCCGCCTGCTGGAATTGGTTCTTCGCCGCGCCGGAGCCGTTACCCATCTGGGCTGCGACGGCCGAGACGCCCTCAAAGCGGTCAGCGAACAAGACTTTGACTTAGTCCTGATGGACATGCAGATGCCTGTCATGACCGGTTACGAAGCGGCACAGCGAATCCGATCGACCGGCTGCAATGTGCCGATCATCGCGCTCACTGGCAACGCAATGAAAGGCGATCGTCAACGCTGCATTGAAGCGGGCTGTAACGAATTCCTAACCAAACCGGTCAATGTCGACCTATTGGTCCAAACCGTTGCCCAGTTTGTCGGCTGTGAACCACGCCCTATCGAGAAGGTCGAACCCGAACCAGCGATCGACGAAACGATGCTGCAGCTACCGGCAATCCCACCGCTCGAATTCCCCACGGTCGAAGAAGAACTGCAGGCGGATGTCGAGGAACTGCAGCAGGAAATCGACGCACAAAAGGTCGATTCCAAAGCGCCCGTTCGGTCCGCTCTACCAATGGATGACGAAGAGTTCCGAGAAATCGTGCAAGAGTTCGTTCCTCGGATGGAGCAACGTTTCGAAGAAATCAAACAGCTGCTAGCGAGCGAAGACTACGAAAACCTCAGCGAACTAGCGCACTGGTTAAAAGGATCCGCAGGGACCACCGGTTTCCTCCCCTTGGTCGAACCGTCAGAACGTCTGCAGGTCGCAGCCCGAGCGGGCAACGCCACCACCTGCCAAGCTACGGTCGCAGAATTAGAAGAACTAATCGGCCGCGTCGAAGTCCCCACCTAG
- a CDS encoding HD domain-containing phosphohydrolase, with amino-acid sequence MASADYSPTNSTDFSLGVSASPTASEVAAPSHVAATKPAAQDLPSDAAPANGSFGPQTLTAAKILILDDESANVRVLKRYLEGSGYTNIQTSTDSTNAMEWIEQQRADLLLLDVMMPDVSGIDILGEMRKHSRLRFVPVLVITANTDSETKQTCLSLGATDFLAKPVDPNDLLPRVRNTLVTRAFQNQMARYTQQLERRVKERTAELEVSRREVVECLARAAEYRDTETGNHVVRVGRFAGIIAKGMGFSEEEVSNIELAAQLHDVGKIAIADAILHKPGRLDPDEMDFMKRHAAIGNSIIRAHSSADADTLRKHVMAGGQLLAAQASPLLRLAATIALSHHERWDGTGYPLGLKGDDIPLEARITSVADVYDALSSVRPYKKAMPREKCFAILEEGRGTQFDSRVLDAFFAASPEIIQIQLDLVDLT; translated from the coding sequence ATGGCTTCAGCGGACTATTCACCCACAAACAGCACAGACTTCTCATTGGGTGTATCCGCGTCGCCGACCGCAAGCGAAGTCGCGGCTCCGAGTCATGTTGCAGCCACCAAACCAGCAGCTCAAGACCTACCGTCCGATGCCGCGCCAGCGAATGGTTCATTTGGCCCGCAGACCTTAACCGCTGCCAAAATCCTGATCCTCGATGATGAATCGGCCAACGTCCGAGTCTTAAAGAGATACCTAGAAGGTTCGGGCTACACCAACATCCAGACGAGTACCGATTCCACCAATGCAATGGAATGGATCGAACAGCAAAGAGCCGATTTGCTGTTATTGGACGTGATGATGCCGGACGTTTCAGGGATCGACATCCTCGGCGAAATGCGGAAACATAGCCGCCTGCGGTTTGTCCCTGTCCTTGTGATCACCGCCAATACGGACAGCGAAACCAAACAGACCTGCCTCTCCTTAGGCGCGACCGACTTTTTGGCAAAACCTGTCGACCCAAATGATCTATTGCCGCGAGTCCGCAACACGCTGGTGACCCGTGCCTTTCAAAACCAGATGGCACGGTATACCCAACAACTAGAACGCCGCGTCAAAGAACGAACGGCAGAACTTGAAGTATCGCGGCGGGAAGTGGTCGAGTGTTTGGCTCGAGCGGCGGAGTACCGTGACACCGAAACAGGCAATCATGTTGTCCGCGTGGGACGATTCGCCGGCATCATTGCAAAAGGAATGGGCTTCAGCGAAGAAGAGGTCAGCAACATTGAATTAGCGGCTCAGCTGCACGACGTCGGAAAAATCGCCATCGCCGACGCGATCCTCCATAAACCGGGGCGTCTTGATCCCGATGAAATGGATTTCATGAAACGGCATGCAGCGATCGGCAATTCGATCATCCGGGCTCATTCCTCAGCCGACGCCGACACCCTTCGCAAGCACGTGATGGCAGGCGGCCAACTGCTGGCGGCTCAAGCAAGTCCACTGCTGCGGCTAGCAGCGACGATCGCCCTTTCCCATCACGAACGTTGGGACGGAACGGGATACCCGCTCGGATTGAAGGGGGATGATATTCCTCTGGAAGCAAGGATCACCAGCGTCGCCGATGTCTACGATGCCCTGAGCAGCGTCCGGCCGTACAAGAAAGCGATGCCAAGAGAAAAGTGTTTCGCAATCCTCGAAGAAGGGCGCGGAACGCAATTTGATTCACGTGTCCTGGACGCTTTCTTTGCAGCAAGCCCCGAGATCATCCAAATCCAATTAGACTTGGTCGATTTGACCTAG
- a CDS encoding serine hydrolase domain-containing protein translates to MKSILSIAIALLCFIPVTVRADSPPPNDVSPLLTPIVQKHDVPGMAVAVIQSGETVAVGVAGVRTRGKDDKIAAADHFHIGSVTKGMTAMLCGILVDEGKMKWSQTLGETFPELKESIHPQYQAVTLEQFLTHRGGAPGALEKDGLWGELWQFKGTPTNARRRLLTGVTRKPPEAPPGTKFIYSNAGVSIAGHMAEKVTGESWEDLVREKVFRPLGMTTAGFGPPGTRIKNDQPRGHKPDGSPVEPGPAADNPVAIGPAGIVHCSIGDLAKYVAANLRSGKTQLVKPETLERLHTPASAAPGDPKYAMGWFISDGQPWAGGSALTHIGSNTMWFAVVWLAPEKDFAVVIACNQADGKSCNDAALALIADHFKGDNR, encoded by the coding sequence ATGAAATCCATCCTTTCCATCGCGATCGCCCTGCTCTGCTTCATCCCCGTCACGGTTCGCGCCGATTCCCCGCCGCCCAATGACGTTTCTCCGCTACTGACTCCCATCGTTCAGAAGCATGACGTGCCGGGGATGGCCGTGGCCGTCATCCAGAGCGGCGAAACGGTCGCCGTCGGCGTTGCCGGCGTCCGCACGCGTGGCAAAGACGACAAAATCGCAGCCGCCGATCACTTCCATATCGGCTCGGTGACCAAAGGGATGACCGCCATGCTCTGCGGCATCCTGGTCGATGAGGGAAAAATGAAATGGTCTCAGACCCTCGGCGAAACTTTCCCCGAACTGAAGGAATCGATTCACCCCCAGTACCAAGCCGTCACGCTCGAACAATTCCTGACGCACCGCGGCGGAGCCCCTGGAGCGCTCGAGAAGGATGGACTGTGGGGCGAACTTTGGCAGTTCAAGGGGACGCCCACAAACGCCCGCCGGCGACTCCTTACGGGGGTCACGCGGAAGCCGCCCGAAGCCCCTCCCGGCACGAAGTTCATCTACTCTAACGCCGGCGTTTCCATCGCCGGTCACATGGCCGAAAAAGTCACCGGCGAATCCTGGGAAGACCTGGTGCGAGAGAAGGTCTTTCGGCCCCTGGGCATGACGACCGCCGGCTTCGGTCCGCCCGGTACGCGGATCAAGAACGACCAACCCCGCGGACACAAACCCGACGGCTCCCCCGTCGAACCCGGCCCCGCCGCCGACAACCCGGTCGCCATCGGTCCCGCCGGCATCGTCCACTGCTCGATCGGAGACTTGGCCAAGTACGTCGCTGCCAACCTGCGATCTGGCAAGACCCAACTGGTTAAACCCGAAACATTGGAAAGGCTCCACACGCCCGCTTCCGCTGCCCCCGGCGATCCGAAATACGCGATGGGCTGGTTTATCTCCGACGGGCAACCCTGGGCTGGCGGCAGCGCCCTTACCCACATAGGCAGCAACACGATGTGGTTCGCTGTCGTCTGGTTAGCACCCGAAAAGGACTTCGCGGTCGTCATCGCCTGCAACCAAGCTGACGGCAAATCCTGCAACGACGCCGCCCTCGCGCTCATCGCCGACCATTTCAAAGGCGACAATCGCTAA
- a CDS encoding diguanylate cyclase — protein sequence MIRLFFNSLRLAVALVCVGISLILAAQWLNLLPDARLAELEGRKRQCEAIAINAATMIRGSQWANLDAALRSITAQDEKLLSVGVRTQSGFLRLETDGHAENWNQAAEESNDAVAAKDVEPSSLIAKSRTIDTLKVPITLNQYQWGQVELCYQPIAKPGIPAILQIPLARLLIFFVIAGIGIYTLIAARLIGVFNNDRTVPDRVRRALDTLAEGLLLLNEKGTIVLANKSFTETTQCTQEQLKETQASALPWVLDSRLEANGFPWVRAIQTSEMQTEQLLRYRLPDGKFRIFSTNSAPIVGIGGKNNGTLATFRDVTQTEKQRIEMEKMLSVLQSSRDEIGLKNKELEVLATQDPLTGCLNRRAFFEGLSRLWTAAQKGGRSMACVMLDNDHFKAVNDNYGHHVGDQVLRAVAVVLKEVCGEHDLLCRYGGEEFCIVLPGKDAKYAERFAEQLRQKIETVRIEEAPALKTTASFGIADLRYDPEDPQDLINQADRCLYVAKRQGRNRVIVYLPQFAVMETEEESGARSRKVEDKQTESVPFQAVMALFSALAFRDANTAEHSRRVADLAVLAAKGLLDQKQTYILEIGALLHDIGKVGVPDNVLLKPGRLTVDEWKLMNKHDRIGVEIIAGSFNCHELSEIIRTHHAFFGGGGQNSALPEGTNIPVGARLLAICDSYDSMTSDRPYRKGRSHEDAVAELKRCSGTQFDPELVDHFIHKLDGKRQIPSGSPLTVPKQAALQIGLQIERLATALDEQDVDGLQALASRVADVAQQGGVPALATAARQLEEESASEDAEWIHLLGTTVALLELCRETQNAFLTGVESPVGRGAEPTN from the coding sequence GTGATTAGGCTGTTTTTCAATTCGCTGCGTTTGGCTGTTGCGCTGGTATGCGTCGGAATCAGTTTGATTCTCGCTGCCCAGTGGCTGAATCTATTGCCAGACGCGCGGCTTGCAGAATTGGAAGGCCGCAAGCGGCAGTGCGAAGCGATCGCAATCAACGCTGCCACCATGATCCGTGGCAGCCAGTGGGCGAATTTGGATGCGGCTCTCCGCTCGATCACCGCCCAGGATGAGAAACTGTTATCGGTCGGCGTCCGGACTCAATCGGGGTTCCTCCGTTTGGAAACCGATGGGCATGCTGAGAATTGGAATCAAGCTGCCGAGGAAAGCAACGATGCGGTGGCGGCGAAGGACGTGGAACCTTCGTCGTTAATCGCGAAGTCTCGCACCATCGATACTTTGAAAGTTCCCATTACACTGAACCAGTATCAGTGGGGACAGGTGGAACTCTGTTACCAACCGATCGCAAAGCCCGGCATCCCCGCAATCCTGCAGATTCCGCTGGCTCGGCTATTGATCTTTTTTGTGATCGCTGGGATCGGGATTTATACGCTGATTGCAGCGCGTCTGATCGGCGTTTTCAACAATGACCGCACGGTTCCTGACCGCGTGCGACGGGCCTTGGACACGTTGGCCGAAGGGCTGCTGTTGTTGAATGAAAAAGGGACAATTGTGTTGGCAAATAAGTCCTTTACCGAAACGACGCAGTGCACGCAGGAGCAATTAAAAGAAACGCAGGCAAGTGCTTTGCCGTGGGTTTTGGATTCACGATTAGAAGCAAATGGTTTTCCCTGGGTTCGAGCCATTCAGACCTCGGAAATGCAAACCGAGCAATTGCTCCGTTACCGACTTCCCGATGGAAAGTTTCGGATCTTTTCGACGAATAGTGCTCCGATCGTCGGCATTGGAGGGAAGAACAATGGGACTCTGGCGACCTTCCGTGATGTGACGCAAACGGAAAAGCAACGGATCGAAATGGAGAAAATGCTAAGTGTTCTGCAGTCCAGTCGTGATGAAATCGGCTTAAAGAATAAGGAACTGGAAGTTCTGGCCACGCAGGATCCACTGACCGGCTGCTTGAACCGGCGTGCTTTCTTCGAAGGCCTAAGTCGCCTTTGGACGGCAGCCCAAAAAGGTGGCCGTTCGATGGCTTGTGTGATGCTGGACAATGACCACTTTAAAGCGGTCAACGATAACTATGGTCATCATGTAGGGGACCAAGTCCTTCGCGCCGTCGCTGTGGTCCTGAAAGAAGTCTGCGGCGAACACGATCTGTTGTGCCGATATGGCGGCGAAGAATTCTGTATCGTGCTTCCCGGTAAAGATGCAAAATATGCGGAACGATTCGCGGAACAACTGCGGCAAAAAATCGAAACCGTTCGAATCGAAGAGGCTCCAGCGCTGAAGACGACGGCAAGCTTTGGGATTGCAGACTTGCGATACGATCCCGAGGATCCTCAGGATTTGATCAATCAGGCCGACCGCTGCTTGTACGTGGCAAAACGACAGGGACGTAACCGAGTGATCGTTTACCTGCCGCAGTTCGCGGTCATGGAAACCGAAGAGGAATCGGGCGCACGATCGCGAAAGGTTGAAGACAAACAAACCGAATCGGTACCGTTTCAAGCGGTCATGGCACTCTTTTCGGCGTTGGCGTTTCGTGATGCGAACACGGCGGAGCATAGCCGCCGAGTCGCCGATCTGGCTGTGTTAGCAGCTAAGGGTTTGCTTGATCAGAAACAGACCTACATCTTGGAAATTGGTGCGTTGCTGCATGACATCGGTAAGGTTGGTGTCCCCGATAATGTCTTGCTGAAACCGGGCCGATTGACGGTGGATGAATGGAAGTTGATGAACAAGCATGATCGGATCGGAGTCGAGATCATCGCCGGAAGTTTCAATTGTCACGAACTTTCCGAAATCATTCGTACCCATCATGCGTTCTTTGGTGGTGGTGGGCAGAATTCGGCACTCCCTGAAGGAACGAATATCCCCGTCGGAGCTCGCTTGCTGGCGATTTGCGATAGCTATGATTCGATGACTTCGGATCGCCCTTATCGCAAAGGAAGGTCACACGAAGACGCTGTCGCCGAACTGAAACGATGTTCTGGAACACAGTTCGATCCCGAACTAGTTGATCATTTCATTCACAAGTTAGATGGGAAGCGACAGATCCCAAGCGGTTCACCATTGACGGTACCGAAGCAGGCTGCCCTGCAAATTGGATTGCAGATCGAACGGTTAGCGACAGCCCTTGATGAACAGGATGTCGATGGTCTGCAAGCGTTGGCATCCCGCGTCGCCGATGTTGCTCAACAAGGTGGCGTCCCCGCACTCGCGACAGCCGCGAGACAGCTGGAGGAAGAATCGGCCAGTGAAGATGCCGAGTGGATTCACTTGTTGGGAACCACTGTCGCATTACTAGAACTGTGCCGGGAGACGCAAAACGCATTCCTAACCGGAGTCGAATCACCCGTCGGGCGGGGGGCGGAGCCAACCAATTAG
- a CDS encoding dihydrodipicolinate synthase family protein: MTVPSATDISFSGIIPPMVTPLLERDTLDQEGTVRLVERLVEGGVGGIFILGTTGEAPSLSYRLRAEFIRLVCQQVAGRVPVLVGITDTSFVESLNVSRIAAEAGATAVVLSTPYYFPAGQTELIRYVRHLVAELPLPVMLYNMPSLTKVWFEIDTLRQLADLEGIVGVKDSGGDLEYYGKLTQLKQVRPDWSILIGPEHLMSKSLGMGGDGGVNGGANLYPKLFVRCYEATRDGDPPRIDALQDQIEQLQAIYDIGKYASRHIKATKSGLAILEVCADQLAEPFSHFLPPERERVAAILASLDQNLIQ, from the coding sequence ATGACTGTACCTTCTGCGACCGACATCTCGTTTTCTGGCATCATTCCTCCCATGGTGACTCCGTTATTGGAACGGGATACGTTGGATCAGGAGGGAACCGTTCGTTTGGTCGAACGGCTTGTTGAAGGGGGCGTCGGGGGAATCTTCATCCTTGGAACCACCGGCGAAGCGCCCAGTTTGAGCTACCGTTTGCGAGCCGAATTCATTCGCTTGGTATGCCAACAGGTTGCCGGCAGAGTCCCCGTGCTGGTTGGGATTACCGATACCTCGTTTGTTGAATCGCTGAACGTTTCCCGAATCGCTGCGGAAGCGGGTGCCACGGCGGTTGTGCTTTCAACGCCCTATTATTTCCCTGCAGGGCAAACCGAATTAATCCGTTACGTTCGGCATCTTGTGGCGGAATTGCCGCTGCCCGTCATGCTTTACAACATGCCCAGTCTGACGAAGGTTTGGTTTGAAATCGATACGCTCCGTCAGTTGGCCGATTTGGAAGGCATCGTCGGAGTCAAAGATAGCGGAGGGGATCTGGAATACTACGGAAAACTGACTCAGCTGAAGCAGGTCCGTCCGGACTGGTCCATTCTGATTGGCCCAGAACACTTGATGTCGAAGTCATTGGGGATGGGAGGAGACGGCGGAGTCAACGGCGGTGCGAATCTCTATCCCAAGTTGTTCGTTCGTTGCTATGAAGCGACCCGTGATGGCGACCCACCCCGGATCGATGCGTTGCAAGATCAAATTGAACAACTGCAAGCGATCTATGACATCGGTAAGTACGCGTCGCGGCACATCAAGGCAACCAAAAGCGGCTTGGCCATTTTAGAGGTTTGTGCAGATCAACTGGCCGAGCCCTTTTCGCACTTCTTGCCCCCCGAAAGGGAAAGAGTGGCCGCCATTTTGGCTAGCCTAGATCAGAACCTGATTCAGTAG